From a single Micromonospora carbonacea genomic region:
- a CDS encoding alpha-glucuronidase yields the protein MSLPSATTGPATAGHAAGDDPAGRGGDVHAAWLPPEAFAPLGSRRVLVRGDGVLVDTVFDEVERACARHGGRADRTAGDRAVDLVLALRDAGPLPAAATALARAAGADGPLGGEGFALARAEGVTVVLADAPAGLLYGLFHLVRLGAAAFEGDHPVRRHAPVMALRMLDHWDNVDVHPVMGQVERGYAGGSIFWRAGAARRDLDRVRAYGRLLAACGVNAISVNNVNVHATEARLLTDRLGDVAELADALRPYGVRVHLSVTFAAPVVLGGLPTADPVDPAVRAWWAAATRRVYARIPDFGGYVVKADSEGQPGPFTYGRDHADGANLLAEALAPFGGVVHWRAFVYNHRQDWRDRSTDRARAAYDHFAPLDGRFRDNVVVQAKFGPIDFQPREPVSPVLAAMPATRLAVEFQVTQEYTGQQQHVCYLAPCWSEALTFAPWGPGGPTVADVAAGSGPGPAAGGGLAAVANVGDDPFWTGHPLAQANLYAYGRLAWDPGLDPVAVLDEWIDLTFPASTVGDPALVRETLHAVMDDSWRTYERYTAPLGVGFMVSPARHHYGPDVDGYEYSRWGTYHFADRDGVGVDRTRATGTGFTGQYPPPWSQVYESLSDCPDELLLFFHHVPYGHVLRSGSTVIQHIYDTHFAGVQQVAGMRQRWRRLAGVIDPAVHARVAERLEEQLRCAIEWRDQINTYFFRKSGVPDVRGRTIH from the coding sequence ATGAGCCTGCCCTCCGCCACGACCGGCCCCGCCACCGCGGGCCACGCCGCCGGCGACGACCCGGCGGGCCGCGGTGGGGACGTGCACGCCGCCTGGCTGCCGCCGGAGGCGTTCGCCCCGCTCGGCTCGCGCCGCGTCCTCGTGCGGGGCGACGGGGTGCTCGTCGACACCGTCTTCGACGAGGTCGAGCGGGCCTGCGCCCGGCACGGCGGCCGGGCGGACCGGACCGCCGGGGACCGGGCGGTGGACCTGGTGCTCGCCCTGCGCGACGCCGGTCCCCTGCCCGCCGCCGCGACCGCGCTGGCCCGGGCGGCCGGGGCCGACGGGCCGCTGGGCGGCGAGGGGTTCGCGCTGGCCCGCGCCGAGGGCGTCACCGTGGTGCTGGCCGACGCGCCGGCCGGCCTGCTGTACGGGCTGTTCCACCTGGTGCGTCTCGGCGCGGCGGCGTTCGAGGGCGACCACCCGGTCCGGCGGCACGCCCCCGTGATGGCGCTGCGCATGCTCGACCACTGGGACAACGTCGACGTGCACCCGGTGATGGGGCAGGTCGAGCGGGGCTACGCGGGCGGGTCGATCTTCTGGCGGGCCGGGGCGGCGCGCCGCGACCTCGACCGGGTCCGCGCGTACGGGCGGCTGCTGGCCGCGTGCGGCGTCAACGCGATCTCGGTGAACAACGTCAACGTCCACGCGACCGAGGCGCGGCTGCTCACCGACCGCCTCGGCGACGTCGCCGAACTGGCCGACGCGCTGCGCCCCTACGGCGTGCGGGTGCACCTGTCGGTCACCTTCGCCGCGCCCGTCGTCCTCGGCGGCCTGCCGACCGCCGACCCGGTCGACCCGGCGGTGCGCGCGTGGTGGGCCGCCGCCACCCGCCGCGTCTACGCGCGCATCCCCGACTTCGGCGGCTACGTGGTGAAGGCCGACTCGGAGGGGCAGCCGGGCCCGTTCACGTACGGGCGCGACCACGCCGACGGCGCGAACCTGCTCGCGGAGGCCCTCGCGCCGTTCGGGGGCGTGGTGCACTGGCGGGCGTTCGTCTACAACCACCGGCAGGACTGGCGGGACCGCTCGACCGACCGGGCGCGGGCCGCGTACGACCACTTCGCCCCGCTCGACGGCCGGTTCCGCGACAACGTGGTGGTGCAGGCGAAGTTCGGCCCGATCGACTTCCAGCCGCGGGAGCCGGTGTCGCCGGTGCTGGCCGCGATGCCGGCGACCCGGCTCGCGGTGGAGTTCCAGGTCACCCAGGAGTACACGGGACAGCAGCAGCACGTGTGCTATCTCGCGCCCTGCTGGAGCGAGGCGCTGACGTTCGCGCCGTGGGGGCCCGGCGGGCCGACGGTCGCCGACGTGGCCGCCGGCTCCGGGCCGGGGCCGGCGGCCGGCGGCGGCCTCGCCGCCGTGGCCAACGTGGGCGACGACCCGTTCTGGACCGGGCACCCCCTCGCCCAGGCCAACCTGTACGCCTACGGCCGGCTCGCCTGGGACCCCGGCCTCGATCCGGTCGCCGTCCTCGACGAGTGGATCGACCTCACCTTCCCCGCGTCGACGGTCGGCGACCCGGCCCTGGTGCGCGAGACGCTGCACGCCGTCATGGACGACTCGTGGCGCACCTACGAGCGGTACACCGCCCCGCTGGGCGTCGGCTTCATGGTCAGCCCGGCCCGCCACCACTACGGCCCCGACGTCGACGGCTACGAGTACTCGCGGTGGGGCACCTACCACTTCGCCGACCGCGACGGGGTGGGCGTGGACCGCACGCGCGCCACCGGCACCGGCTTCACCGGGCAGTATCCGCCGCCGTGGTCGCAGGTGTACGAGTCGCTGTCCGACTGCCCCGACGAGCTGCTGCTCTTCTTCCACCACGTCCCGTACGGGCACGTGCTGCGCAGCGGGTCGACCGTCATCCAGCACATCTACGACACCCACTTCGCCGGGGTGCAGCAGGTGGCCGGGATGCGGCAGCGGTGGCGACGCCTCGCCGGGGTGATCGACCCGGCGGTGCACGCCCGGGTGGCCGAGCGCCTGGAGGAGCAGCTGCGCTGCGCGATCGAGTGGCGCGACCAGATCAACACGTACTTCTTCCGCAAGTCCGGGGTGCCGGACGTGCGGGGGCGGACGATCCACTGA
- a CDS encoding DHA2 family efflux MFS transporter permease subunit, with protein sequence MSSQPAAPAKLDAAVLKIAGVVVLGAIMSILDVTVVSVALPTFQTEFDASYARVAWTMTGYTLALATVIPLTGWAADRFGTKRLYMAALVLFTLGSGLCATADSIGQLIGFRVLQGLGGGMLMPLGMTIMTRAAGPERIGRLMAVLGIPMLLGPIGGPILGGWLIDVASWHWIFLINLPIGVVALAYAQWALPKDAPEPSESFDFVGMLMLSPGLALFLYGVSSLPETGTFADRKVWLPMLVGGLLVVSFVVYSFKPKHPLLDLRLLRDRNLTVASVTMAVFMVAFMGAGLLFPSYFLQVRGESTLDAGLLMAPQGIGAMVTMPIAGMLADKIPVGRTVPFALVLIAAGFFAFTQVGTDTSYLLLCGSLFVMGLGMGGTMMPIMTSALKTLTNHEVARGSTLLNILQQIAGSVGSAIMSVILTSKLNDAPVIPGAVDPNTGAPVTEAGLAIAVKQNPDLAQQFPVDPGLLQRGLEFVADSFATTFWVGFALVLVTFVPAFFLPRRRQVSHLLDDEQAPAPVLIH encoded by the coding sequence GTGAGCAGTCAACCCGCGGCGCCGGCCAAGCTCGACGCCGCCGTACTGAAGATCGCCGGGGTCGTGGTCCTCGGTGCGATCATGTCGATCCTCGACGTGACCGTGGTCAGCGTGGCACTGCCCACGTTCCAGACCGAGTTCGACGCCTCCTACGCCCGGGTCGCCTGGACGATGACCGGCTACACGCTCGCGCTGGCCACGGTGATCCCGCTGACCGGCTGGGCCGCCGACCGGTTCGGCACGAAGCGGCTCTACATGGCGGCGCTCGTGCTGTTCACCCTCGGCTCGGGCCTGTGCGCCACCGCCGACTCCATCGGCCAGCTCATCGGCTTCCGGGTGTTGCAGGGCCTCGGCGGCGGCATGCTGATGCCGCTCGGCATGACGATCATGACGCGGGCGGCCGGGCCGGAGCGGATCGGCCGGCTGATGGCGGTGCTGGGCATCCCGATGCTGCTCGGCCCGATCGGCGGCCCGATCCTGGGCGGCTGGCTGATCGACGTGGCGAGCTGGCACTGGATCTTCCTGATCAACCTGCCGATCGGCGTCGTCGCGCTGGCCTACGCGCAGTGGGCGCTGCCGAAGGACGCCCCGGAGCCGTCCGAGTCGTTCGACTTCGTCGGCATGCTGATGCTCTCGCCGGGCCTGGCCCTCTTCCTCTACGGGGTGTCGTCGCTGCCCGAGACCGGCACGTTCGCCGACCGGAAGGTGTGGCTGCCGATGCTCGTCGGCGGGCTGCTGGTCGTCTCGTTCGTCGTCTACTCGTTCAAGCCGAAGCACCCGCTGCTCGACCTGCGGCTGCTGCGTGACCGCAACCTCACCGTCGCGTCCGTCACGATGGCCGTCTTCATGGTCGCGTTCATGGGCGCCGGCCTGCTGTTCCCGAGCTACTTCCTCCAGGTGCGCGGCGAGTCGACGCTCGACGCCGGCCTGCTGATGGCCCCGCAGGGCATCGGCGCGATGGTCACCATGCCGATCGCGGGCATGCTGGCCGACAAGATCCCGGTCGGCCGGACGGTGCCGTTCGCGCTGGTGCTGATCGCGGCCGGCTTCTTCGCGTTCACCCAGGTCGGCACCGACACGTCCTACCTGCTGCTGTGCGGCTCGCTGTTCGTCATGGGCCTGGGCATGGGCGGCACGATGATGCCGATCATGACCTCGGCGCTGAAGACGCTGACCAACCACGAGGTGGCCCGGGGTTCCACGCTGTTGAACATCCTCCAGCAGATCGCCGGGTCGGTGGGTTCGGCGATCATGTCGGTGATCCTCACCAGCAAGCTGAACGACGCGCCGGTCATCCCGGGGGCGGTCGACCCGAACACGGGCGCGCCGGTCACCGAGGCCGGGCTGGCCATCGCCGTCAAGCAGAACCCGGACCTGGCCCAGCAGTTCCCGGTCGACCCGGGGCTGCTCCAGCGGGGGCTGGAGTTCGTCGCCGACTCGTTCGCCACGACCTTCTGGGTGGGCTTCGCCCTGGTGCTGGTGACGTTCGTGCCGGCCTTCTTCCTGCCCCGCCGGCGTCAGGTGTCCCACCTGCTCGACGACGAGCAGGCCCCGGCCCCGGTGCTGATCCACTGA
- a CDS encoding glycoside hydrolase family 43 protein — MFRTVRRSWRRAALTAATVLASLAAGLPAVGVTPAAAAPPAGQTSRYTMTAFTNSSESNMYVYESADATGYRLLRGPAYTPPTGLIRDPSIIRHTDGRYYVVYTTNWTGNTIGFATSTDRVNWTFLRNHTIPMTVQNTWAPEWFVDSDGSVNVIVSLSTNGADFKPYRLRATNSSLTAFATPTLLAGIGPNHIDTFVVKVGATYHAFAKQETTKYIEHATASSLNGPYTFVGTGDWAGWGGPREGQALVPLDNGGWRIYFDGYTVGKYYFSDSSDGLRTWTPPAELPGLSGFARHFTVLRETVPGGVTLPTGGRSLQSVNFPDRYVARRADNLGYLDPVSTASPAQARQDATLTVVAGLADANCYSLRTADGRYLRHYDYRIRADANDGSAIFGRDATFCARPGSVSGAVSLESYNFPGRYLRHYDYALRIDLYQDTAVFRADSSFRPVAPLA, encoded by the coding sequence ATGTTCCGAACCGTCCGCCGGTCGTGGCGTCGGGCGGCGCTGACGGCCGCGACCGTCCTCGCGTCGCTCGCCGCCGGGCTGCCGGCCGTCGGGGTCACCCCGGCGGCCGCCGCGCCCCCCGCCGGGCAGACCTCCCGCTACACGATGACGGCGTTCACCAACAGCAGCGAATCGAACATGTACGTCTACGAGTCGGCCGACGCCACCGGCTACCGGCTGCTGCGCGGCCCCGCCTACACGCCGCCGACCGGGCTGATCCGCGACCCGAGCATCATCCGGCACACCGACGGGCGCTACTACGTCGTCTACACCACCAACTGGACCGGCAACACCATCGGCTTCGCCACCAGCACCGACCGGGTCAACTGGACGTTCCTGCGCAACCACACCATCCCCATGACGGTGCAGAACACCTGGGCCCCCGAGTGGTTCGTCGACAGCGACGGCAGCGTCAACGTGATCGTCTCGCTCTCCACCAACGGGGCCGACTTCAAGCCGTACCGGCTGCGCGCGACGAACTCCTCGCTCACCGCGTTCGCGACACCCACGCTCCTTGCCGGGATCGGCCCCAACCACATCGACACGTTCGTGGTGAAGGTCGGCGCGACGTACCACGCGTTCGCCAAGCAGGAGACCACCAAGTACATCGAGCACGCGACGGCGAGCAGCCTGAACGGCCCCTACACCTTCGTCGGGACCGGCGACTGGGCCGGCTGGGGCGGCCCGCGCGAGGGCCAGGCGCTGGTGCCGCTCGACAACGGCGGCTGGCGGATCTACTTCGACGGGTACACGGTCGGCAAGTACTACTTCAGCGACAGCTCCGACGGGCTGCGCACCTGGACCCCGCCGGCCGAGCTGCCCGGGCTGTCCGGCTTCGCCCGGCACTTCACCGTGCTCCGCGAGACGGTCCCCGGCGGCGTCACCCTGCCCACCGGCGGCCGGTCGTTGCAGTCGGTCAACTTCCCCGACCGGTACGTGGCCCGCCGCGCCGACAACCTGGGCTACCTCGACCCGGTCTCCACGGCCAGCCCGGCGCAGGCCCGCCAGGACGCGACCCTCACCGTCGTCGCCGGGCTCGCCGACGCCAACTGCTACTCGCTGCGCACCGCCGACGGCCGGTACCTGAGGCACTACGACTACCGGATCCGGGCCGACGCCAACGACGGCAGCGCGATCTTCGGGCGGGACGCCACCTTCTGCGCCCGGCCCGGCTCGGTCAGCGGGGCGGTGTCGCTGGAGTCCTACAACTTCCCCGGCCGCTACCTGCGCCACTACGACTACGCGCTGCGCATCGACCTGTACCAGGACACCGCCGTCTTCCGGGCGGACAGCTCCTTCCGCCCGGTGGCCCCGCTGGCCTGA
- a CDS encoding multidrug effflux MFS transporter has translation MGRRQRLRLVLVLGSLIAVGPLTIDMYLPTFPALVAYFQTTSAAVQLTLTGTLAGLAVGQLLIGPLSDAVGRRKPLIAGIALHIVASALCVVAPNVAVLGALRVVQGLGVAAASVVAMAVVRDLFSGAAFATLLSRLLLVMGAAPILAPTLGGGLLRWTDWRGVFVALAVFGAALVVVAVFGLRETLPAERRRRGGALATLAVYGSLLRDRTFVGLVLVAGLAMAALFAYVAGSSFVLQQQYGLDEQQFGLAFGAGAVGLIGATQFNVRLLRRHSPQRILVASLGAGTVAGLALLFFAVTGLGGLPTLLASLWAVLAAAGLAMPNAPALALSRHGEAAGTASALLGAVQFGVGAVAAPLVGMLGTGAVAMALVVAGGMVAATVVLLVVVRPARLAGLPADAVVVAAH, from the coding sequence ATGGGACGCCGGCAGCGCCTGCGGCTCGTCCTCGTGCTCGGCTCGCTGATCGCGGTGGGCCCGCTCACCATCGACATGTACCTGCCCACCTTCCCGGCGCTCGTCGCCTACTTCCAGACCACGTCGGCGGCGGTGCAGCTGACCCTCACCGGCACGCTCGCCGGACTCGCCGTGGGCCAGCTCCTGATCGGCCCGCTGTCCGACGCGGTCGGCCGGCGCAAGCCACTGATCGCCGGCATCGCGCTGCACATCGTGGCGTCGGCGCTGTGCGTGGTCGCGCCGAACGTCGCCGTCCTCGGCGCGCTGCGGGTGGTGCAGGGCCTGGGCGTCGCGGCGGCCTCGGTGGTCGCGATGGCCGTGGTCCGCGACCTGTTCAGCGGCGCGGCCTTCGCCACGCTGCTGTCGCGGCTGCTGCTGGTCATGGGGGCCGCGCCGATCCTCGCGCCCACCCTCGGCGGCGGGCTGCTGCGCTGGACGGACTGGCGGGGCGTGTTCGTGGCCCTGGCCGTCTTCGGGGCGGCGCTCGTCGTGGTCGCCGTGTTCGGCCTGCGCGAGACGCTGCCGGCCGAGCGGCGGCGACGCGGCGGGGCGCTCGCCACCCTGGCCGTGTACGGGTCGCTGCTGCGCGACCGCACGTTCGTCGGCCTGGTGCTGGTCGCCGGCCTGGCCATGGCGGCCCTGTTCGCGTACGTGGCCGGGTCGTCGTTCGTCCTGCAACAGCAGTACGGCCTCGACGAGCAGCAGTTCGGGCTGGCCTTCGGGGCGGGCGCGGTGGGGCTGATCGGGGCGACCCAGTTCAACGTGCGGCTGCTGCGTCGCCACTCCCCGCAGCGGATCCTCGTGGCGTCCCTGGGCGCGGGGACCGTGGCGGGGTTGGCGCTGCTCTTCTTCGCCGTGACCGGCCTGGGCGGGCTGCCGACCCTGCTGGCCTCGCTGTGGGCGGTGCTCGCCGCGGCGGGGCTGGCGATGCCGAACGCGCCGGCGCTGGCGCTGTCCCGGCACGGCGAGGCGGCCGGCACCGCCTCCGCGCTGCTCGGTGCGGTGCAGTTCGGCGTCGGCGCGGTGGCCGCGCCCCTGGTGGGGATGCTCGGCACCGGCGCGGTGGCGATGGCCCTCGTGGTGGCGGGCGGGATGGTGGCCGCCACGGTGGTCCTGCTCGTCGTCGTGCGGCCGGCCCGGCTCGCCGGCCTGCCGGCCGACGCGGTCGTCGTGGCGGCCCACTGA
- a CDS encoding cellulose binding domain-containing protein translates to MTRRNRLFGAAAAVMAVVATAVTFAIAPANAESNGGVRVMPLGDSITDGFNVPGGYRIDLWQKFAAGGYRIDFVGSMFNGPGSLGDHDHEGHSGWTISQVDANVVNWLRATTPRTVLLHIGTNDMYGDPTAAASRLSTLIDRITSTAPSADVFVATIIPRSGTENAVRTYNAAIPGIVQSKVNAGRRVHLVDIGSALTYADLADGIHPNATGYGKMATAWYNALRAVPGSIGGTPPTTTPPTTTPPPTTPPPTTPPPTTPPPTTPPASGACRVAYTVNAWGNGLTASVTITNTGTAAVNGWALAFTLPAGQSITGGWNATYTPTSGAVTARNVSYNGSVAPNGSVEIGFQANHTGNAGKPSSFTLNGAACSTV, encoded by the coding sequence ATGACACGAAGAAATCGCCTGTTCGGCGCCGCGGCGGCCGTCATGGCGGTCGTCGCCACCGCCGTCACGTTCGCGATCGCCCCCGCCAACGCCGAGTCCAACGGCGGCGTCCGGGTGATGCCGCTCGGCGACTCGATCACCGACGGCTTCAACGTCCCCGGCGGCTACCGCATCGACCTGTGGCAGAAGTTCGCCGCCGGCGGCTACCGGATCGACTTCGTCGGCTCGATGTTCAACGGGCCGGGCAGCCTCGGCGACCACGACCACGAGGGCCACTCGGGCTGGACCATCTCCCAGGTCGACGCCAACGTCGTCAACTGGCTGCGGGCGACGACCCCCCGCACGGTGCTGCTGCACATCGGCACGAACGACATGTACGGCGACCCGACCGCCGCCGCGTCCCGCCTGTCCACGCTGATCGACCGCATCACCTCGACCGCGCCGTCGGCGGACGTCTTCGTCGCGACGATCATCCCGCGCTCCGGCACCGAGAACGCGGTGCGGACGTACAACGCGGCCATCCCGGGCATCGTGCAGAGCAAGGTCAACGCCGGCCGCCGCGTGCACCTCGTGGACATCGGCAGCGCGCTGACCTACGCCGACCTCGCCGACGGCATCCACCCCAACGCGACGGGCTACGGCAAGATGGCCACCGCCTGGTACAACGCGCTGCGCGCGGTGCCGGGCAGCATCGGCGGCACGCCCCCGACGACGACGCCCCCGACGACCACGCCGCCGCCCACGACGCCCCCGCCGACCACGCCCCCGCCCACCACCCCGCCGCCGACCACGCCCCCGGCGTCCGGTGCGTGCCGGGTGGCGTACACGGTCAACGCCTGGGGCAACGGCCTGACCGCGTCCGTCACGATCACCAACACCGGCACAGCGGCCGTCAACGGCTGGGCCCTGGCGTTCACGCTGCCGGCCGGGCAGAGCATCACCGGCGGCTGGAACGCCACCTACACGCCCACCAGCGGCGCGGTGACCGCCCGCAACGTCTCCTACAACGGCAGCGTCGCGCCGAACGGGTCGGTGGAGATCGGGTTCCAGGCGAACCACACCGGCAACGCCGGCAAACCGTCCTCTTTCACCCTCAACGGCGCCGCCTGCTCGACCGTCTGA
- a CDS encoding M48 family metalloprotease, producing the protein MERPAVTDPAADRARLNPFTLPPATTSLFLLLMTLTLSAAAYTYDAVAGGLTGWESSYRRCVAAADTAAATASPQRVTDDYLACNSAVDVRRAGVGLGAATLVATAMFVGYRRHPRRLIRRQGLRPLDPAVYPVAAREVARLVDEARVARPPRFVVNPYRTGPGGRAFGCHPHYHVRLNRGLLHDTSDDGLLALRAVVRHELAHLRNRDVDRTVLALLSGWAFLLVVAVPLLAFVAVRSPALLWPVGWRLAVAVALLWLVRAAVVRAREHHADVRASATGPDRADPPFHPPAFPERRPPAGGPLGPARRAWWRLLRLHPTNADRAEVVRRPEALLRAGTVEALAAGVTVGVSLPYLSTITTNLLGGDRLHGLLLASALLGALTVTVVGTGLWRQALVSLVAGTPLPTGVRPGLALAAGIAGGELVAAPLSDDATWPSILRQFPAQGVLALALLALGCLLFARWSVASAAAWLPSAAGRTLTPVVRAGQALAALAFGAGLTAWSTGTSVAATGLPVALPVGVFGSALDPWVLLPLLAAAAYPLTAAARRGGALRAVRLDRADAAALPRPRLRPAVALLPPALVFVVALAVNKASSGGLLMAAATWLGREQDPGSYQRALLNAYALLGVVALAQLVVAFVAAALGGRADVGLGPAHALVAAVLTGYALMSVLLTITFVELCLGTGCGDVYQGVLATGSAYTAVGVVGLAAALVAGTLVATVARLARRRRARWPQGHPAGPAGLRRGRGWPRAVVAAVTGLLVLGYAGPVVAMWLATKGFLPRRGGALVPEQVVAAAPPPAAGSVAAADACRFAQAASGRLLLVDQRAVAHVEVGRRAAGSDAPGLRALGQVLYDGTRRGEARREDPAEVAVTNYCRWLPATAGRPGPAAPPPPVPVPSGPVPTPARLAFGQTYAWPDGVTLTLAAPQRVQVQGAWYALVIASLTNGRPGALDVNEFSFRGLVDDRVTPAIVVPDPEHPNAGPTVDAGAVRRLNYAFLVPADAARLRMEIFHRARDAERPAVVFDGPLGAPPDPTPQVSAPPSPTPR; encoded by the coding sequence GTGGAACGCCCGGCCGTAACAGACCCGGCCGCCGACCGGGCACGGCTGAACCCGTTCACCCTCCCGCCCGCCACCACCTCGCTGTTCCTGCTGCTGATGACGCTGACCCTCAGCGCCGCCGCCTACACCTACGACGCGGTGGCCGGCGGCCTGACCGGCTGGGAGAGCAGCTACCGGCGGTGCGTCGCGGCCGCCGACACGGCGGCCGCGACCGCCTCGCCGCAGCGGGTCACCGACGACTACCTGGCCTGCAACTCGGCCGTCGACGTGCGCCGCGCGGGAGTCGGCCTGGGCGCGGCGACGCTGGTGGCGACCGCGATGTTCGTCGGCTACCGGCGGCACCCCCGCCGGCTGATCCGTCGGCAGGGGCTGCGCCCCCTCGACCCGGCCGTGTACCCGGTCGCGGCGCGGGAGGTCGCCCGGTTGGTCGACGAGGCGCGGGTGGCCCGCCCGCCCCGGTTCGTCGTCAACCCGTACCGCACCGGGCCGGGCGGCCGGGCCTTCGGCTGCCACCCCCACTACCACGTACGCCTCAACCGGGGGCTGCTGCACGACACCAGCGACGACGGCCTGCTGGCCCTGCGGGCGGTGGTCCGGCACGAACTCGCCCACCTGCGCAACCGCGACGTCGACCGCACCGTCCTGGCGCTGCTCAGCGGCTGGGCGTTCCTGCTCGTGGTGGCCGTGCCGCTGCTGGCGTTCGTGGCCGTCCGGAGCCCCGCCCTGCTGTGGCCCGTCGGGTGGCGGCTCGCCGTCGCGGTCGCCCTGCTCTGGCTCGTCCGGGCCGCGGTGGTCCGCGCCCGGGAGCACCACGCCGACGTGCGCGCGTCGGCGACCGGCCCCGACCGCGCCGACCCGCCCTTCCACCCGCCGGCCTTCCCGGAGCGCCGGCCACCGGCGGGTGGGCCGCTCGGGCCGGCGCGGCGCGCCTGGTGGCGGCTGCTGCGGCTGCACCCGACCAACGCGGACCGCGCCGAGGTGGTACGCCGGCCCGAGGCGCTGCTGCGTGCCGGAACCGTCGAGGCGCTGGCGGCCGGCGTGACCGTCGGCGTCTCGCTGCCGTACCTGAGCACCATCACCACCAACCTGCTCGGCGGCGACCGGCTGCACGGCCTGCTGCTGGCCTCGGCGCTGCTCGGCGCGCTGACCGTGACCGTCGTCGGCACCGGCCTGTGGCGGCAGGCCCTCGTGTCGCTGGTGGCGGGCACGCCGCTGCCCACCGGCGTGCGCCCTGGCCTGGCGCTGGCCGCCGGCATCGCGGGCGGCGAACTCGTCGCCGCGCCGCTGAGCGACGACGCGACCTGGCCGTCGATCCTGCGGCAGTTCCCGGCGCAGGGCGTGCTCGCGCTGGCGCTGCTCGCCCTGGGCTGCCTGCTGTTCGCCCGCTGGTCGGTGGCCTCGGCGGCGGCGTGGCTGCCGTCGGCGGCCGGCCGCACCCTGACCCCGGTCGTCCGCGCGGGGCAGGCGCTGGCCGCGCTCGCCTTCGGCGCCGGCCTGACGGCCTGGTCGACGGGGACCTCGGTGGCCGCCACGGGTCTGCCCGTCGCGCTGCCCGTCGGCGTGTTCGGCAGCGCGCTGGACCCGTGGGTGCTGCTGCCGCTGCTCGCGGCGGCGGCGTACCCGCTGACGGCCGCCGCGCGGCGCGGCGGGGCCCTGCGGGCGGTGCGCCTCGACCGCGCCGACGCCGCGGCCCTGCCCCGGCCGCGCCTCCGGCCCGCGGTGGCGCTGCTGCCGCCCGCGCTGGTCTTCGTCGTCGCGCTGGCCGTCAACAAGGCCAGCTCCGGTGGGCTGCTCATGGCGGCGGCGACCTGGCTGGGCCGCGAGCAGGACCCGGGCAGCTACCAGCGGGCGCTGCTCAACGCCTACGCGCTGCTCGGCGTCGTCGCGCTCGCGCAGCTCGTGGTCGCGTTCGTCGCCGCGGCCCTCGGCGGCCGGGCCGACGTCGGGCTCGGTCCGGCGCACGCCCTCGTCGCGGCGGTGCTCACCGGCTACGCGCTGATGTCCGTGCTGCTCACGATCACGTTCGTCGAACTCTGTCTGGGCACCGGCTGCGGCGACGTCTACCAGGGCGTGCTGGCCACCGGCAGCGCGTACACCGCGGTCGGGGTGGTCGGCCTGGCGGCGGCGCTCGTGGCCGGCACGCTCGTGGCGACGGTGGCCCGGCTGGCGCGGCGGCGTCGCGCGCGGTGGCCGCAGGGCCACCCGGCGGGGCCGGCCGGGCTCCGCCGGGGCCGGGGCTGGCCGCGCGCCGTCGTGGCCGCCGTGACCGGGCTGCTCGTGCTCGGTTACGCCGGACCGGTCGTCGCGATGTGGCTGGCCACGAAGGGGTTCCTGCCCCGCCGTGGCGGGGCGCTGGTGCCGGAACAGGTCGTCGCCGCCGCGCCCCCGCCGGCCGCCGGCTCCGTCGCCGCCGCCGACGCCTGCCGGTTCGCGCAGGCCGCGTCAGGCCGCCTGCTGCTGGTCGACCAGCGGGCCGTCGCCCACGTCGAGGTGGGCCGGCGGGCGGCCGGCTCCGACGCGCCGGGGCTGCGCGCACTGGGCCAGGTGCTCTACGACGGGACCCGGCGCGGCGAGGCACGGCGCGAGGACCCGGCGGAGGTGGCCGTCACCAACTACTGCCGGTGGCTGCCCGCCACCGCCGGTCGGCCCGGCCCGGCCGCCCCACCGCCGCCGGTCCCCGTCCCGTCGGGGCCGGTGCCGACGCCGGCCCGGCTGGCCTTCGGGCAGACGTACGCGTGGCCCGACGGCGTCACGCTCACCCTCGCCGCGCCGCAGCGGGTCCAGGTCCAGGGCGCCTGGTACGCCCTGGTGATCGCCAGCCTCACCAACGGCCGCCCCGGGGCGCTGGACGTCAACGAGTTCTCCTTCCGGGGGCTGGTCGACGACCGGGTGACCCCGGCGATCGTCGTGCCCGACCCGGAGCACCCGAACGCCGGCCCGACGGTGGACGCGGGGGCGGTGCGGCGGCTCAACTACGCCTTCCTCGTCCCCGCCGACGCGGCGCGGCTGCGCATGGAGATCTTCCACCGGGCGCGCGACGCGGAACGGCCGGCGGTGGTGTTCGACGGGCCGCTGGGCGCGCCGCCCGACCCGACCCCGCAGGTGTCCGCGCCTCCGTCGCCCACCCCTCGTTGA
- a CDS encoding cellulose binding domain-containing protein, with product MPATCLVTWTPNQWTGGFTAEVRVTNRGPALNGWALTWSFAAGQRVTNAWNAQVTQSGAAVTARNVDWNASLPQGATASFGFQASSGASNPRPADFALNGAACQVGQ from the coding sequence GTGCCGGCGACCTGCCTGGTCACCTGGACCCCCAACCAGTGGACCGGCGGGTTCACGGCGGAGGTGCGGGTCACCAACCGGGGGCCGGCGCTGAACGGGTGGGCGTTGACCTGGTCGTTCGCCGCCGGTCAGCGGGTCACCAACGCCTGGAACGCGCAGGTCACCCAGTCCGGGGCCGCCGTCACCGCCCGCAACGTCGACTGGAACGCCAGCCTGCCGCAGGGCGCCACGGCGAGCTTCGGCTTCCAGGCCAGCTCCGGCGCGAGCAATCCGCGCCCCGCCGACTTCGCGCTCAACGGGGCCGCGTGCCAGGTGGGTCAGTAG